A stretch of Schistocerca americana isolate TAMUIC-IGC-003095 chromosome 3, iqSchAmer2.1, whole genome shotgun sequence DNA encodes these proteins:
- the LOC124605715 gene encoding EKC/KEOPS complex subunit TP53RK: protein MGFEQHFTLIKQGAEAKLYRGSYLGKPTIVKERFKKSYRHPDLDDYLTKERIKGEARANLRCKMAGLRTPAIYYVDFETRRIFMEDLHQCVTAKDFITNLQENGSSVEHTRTALGKRLTDLAHEIGKTIGIMHANNIIHGDLTTSNILLNNEETTVNSLVLIDFGLSYIESNAEDKGVDLYVLERAIISTHQNADLFFQEVVNAYKKQNKKQSADVLKKLEDVRARGRKRTMVG, encoded by the exons ATGGGATTTGAGCAGCATTTCACACTGATAAAACAAGGGGCAGAGGCCAAACTTTATAGAGGCTCATATCTAGGAAAGCCTACAATAGTGAAGGAACGATTCAAAAAGAGTTACCGCCACCCCGATCTGGATGATTACCTGACAAAGGAAAGAATAAAAGGCGAAGCTCGAGCTAATCTCCGGTGTAAGATGGCAG GTTTACGTACTCCTGCAATTTATTATGTGGATTTTGAAACCAGAAGAATATTCATGGAAGACCTCCATCAATGTGTGACTGCGAAAGATTTCATAACAAATCTACAAGAGAATGGTTCATCTGTCGAACATACTCGTACCGCGCTAGGAAAACGGTTGACTGATTTAGCACATGAGATTGGGAAAACTATAGGTATTATGCACGCCAATAACATAATACACGGCGACCTAACTACCTCGAATATTCTTTTAAATAACGAAGAGACTACTGTGAACAGTTTGGTTTTAATAGACTTTGGTCTTAGTTACATAGAGTCAAATGCAGAGGATAAAGGTGTTGACTTATACGTGCTTGAAAGAGCAATAATCAGCACGCATCAAAACGCAGATTTATTTTTTCAAGAAGTAGTGAATGCATATAAAAAGCAGAACAAGAAGCAATCTGCTGACGTTTTGAAGAAACTCGAAGATGTGCGAGCAAGAGGACGAAAACGGACAATGGTTGGATAA